In Erigeron canadensis isolate Cc75 chromosome 8, C_canadensis_v1, whole genome shotgun sequence, the DNA window CACTCAATCATCATGTTTTGATAATCCGAAATCAATGACAAACATGTTTAATTCAAGTTGTttagatttggaagaaatgaTATCTCATTGTATTTGTGAACCAATTTTAATGTGATGGAATCTTGGTAtatattaactaaaataaaaaagtggcAGTTTAACTAAAATCCATTTTCAAATAGATGAATGATATTATGTTATGTTACTTTTTGTTACTActgttatatttgtttatatattattattaaaaattcgTAGGGTTTATAAATATTAGTGGGAAGCCATAATATTGTGGTTCCTATTTTTTTAGCAATAAGAAAACTAATCTTATCAAAGATATAAAAACCAAAGTGTTTCAATGTCTTGAGttactaaaaattattatttaactaCTAGTACTTTTTGTATATAAGATGTGTGATATTGATATTTGCTATAGTTTACAATCAAATATTTTAGTTGAATTTGCCtaacaaatacataaaatatatgaaaatttcaaattaaattccatcaaattttgatttctttaacacatttttatcttaactttttaaaaatttagaatTGAGATGAGGTAACAGtaataaaacttgttttgaacgacaataaaagtaataaatacaataaaaattttataaaataattttagcTAGGACTAAAAGATTTCATTAATGCATTCaatgaaatattattatatcgataaattaataatttattgattttaaagagtttttttttataactaaccttaaaatttcaaaaaataaattacaaaaacaagTTTTGAGACACATTTCGTTCTCATGTACATTAACACATAGTTAGATATACGGAAAAACAATGTTGTAATTGTTAAGTTTGAATGAGcagatttaaagataaactcaatataaatttgatgttaaaaaaagagttaatatGAATTAATTTTTGCTAGACAATTTTAAAATTCGAAATCAAGTTACTAACTATTAACTTATAGTTTTGTTCGAatcattgtaattgtaattttaaaaatgttattaactaattatcttATAGATTGAGGTCTAAATTTATATTGATCAAATTAGAAGGGTACTCACGTGATGTGGCAGCGGTGTGATGGTAACAGGCAGTGGCGGGCGGCAATGGCAATTAGTGGCGATGGTGGCGGCGACAGCGGCGAGTAATGTAGCTTATTGAGGTAATGTCGTTTTGATGAATTATtgaatgttgaaacttaaaattcaacaGAAttagatttgctttataattaatatatacgtATAGATAGATAATTAGCTTAGGGTTTGACGGTAGATTTGTGTGGATTGAAATTGTTATGGGTAGTTTGAGTACATTTAATGGATAGTTGAGAAAAAAGGTTGAATTTACGAGGGTAATCTGAGTATTTCAAATCTTAATTAAGTAAGAAGGTGGATTGGATTTGTTTTTGAAGGGATCATAGATATTATGACCAGACAAATTATTATTAACTAgtacgttacccgcgcaatgcggtggtggTCGTGGCAGCGACGATGTAGTGGTGGGGGCGAATGTTAATGATAGATgaggcgtcgagtggtgtacataattaatgtaaaagatttaattggagatattttaaaaagataaaagataaatagtctaatttaattattaatgttaaaagagTATTGTAGGTGTATGTATATTAAGGGtactaaataaaaatatcacatatttatcaatactttcaaaaataaaaagctttttttttttttataatgtataGACTTTatctaaattattaatttatgaaatactagagggtgtttgggattgcgttataaagtgattatttgattattacgtttgtaaaacgcaaataatctaaaaaagtgtctatatgaaaaagtgattattagctatgaaaacgcagttttggagaAACATGTAgctacatgctttttcaaaatgcaGTTTTTGTTTAAgaatcgcaataccaaacacccttaATTTGGTttgaaaaaggtaaaataaaaaaagaagtatAACTGAAATGAGGTATAAATAGGGCAAAAAACAGAGTCGGAGACCGTCTTTTTACCCTCTTCATTCGCTTTCTTACATAAAACCCCCCTCTCTTTTTATATTCCTTCTTGTGCTGCAACTGCTGTTTAATTTCATTCACCACCACCTGCGACTGACAATCACTGGTtcgatctctctctctctctctaaaacccTTAATTATTTtcctacacacacacactatgtttgtatatataattatatagacattaatttttaaaatttagagtTATGGGAATTGTTCTGTAGTATGACATAATCATTATGTCAATGTTGTTTGCTACTGTTTTAATTTGTTGGTTTTTTCTTTGATCCTCAACTTTTGGGGAAAAACATGTTCTTTTTCTGTTTAATGTTGGATAATGTTAGGGCTGTAGATATAGGGAGATGAAGCATATTTTTAAAGCGTATTGCTTTAATCGCCTTACCATATGTTGTTTGGATGAAGCTTATTCTATTCCCTTATTACTTTGTAATTGTTTTTATCCTGTCGATGACATGCTCGATATGACATTTCAGACATTCTTTATTTTCTTGGATGGCAAATAATTCTCAGTATCCTGGCATACAGGTAGTTTATatagcttatatatatgtatatactctCTTATGGTTAATAAGGTATACCCGTTTCTTATTTTTGCATTTGCTTGTTAATAAAATAGCCGCCCCGACCACCTATTTCTCCTATGGGGCCTCCTCCAAACGCTTATCCACCGGTGCCAATGCAAGTaagtgtttgttttatttatgtagATTCTTCTTAATGTTTACCAATCGATTATAGATCAACTGGTACCATCACCATGCGACCACATGAGCCCACGGATGAAGGCTGCAAGTTACAAGTTCAaatcttgccaaaggcaagtggagaaactatatcttgtgatccatgtgtgagAATGATGAGTCACCGGGCATGAGTTCTATGCGGTGTGCGTTCTGGGTACCAAGACTCCAAGATGGTACATGGGACCATGGGGTTCCACccgtttacctttttttttctttcagatAATGTTTACTGACGCGTTTGTTCTAATGTTGGAATTTGGTGTAGTTCCGTACAGCAGGTCCCCCACGACAACCACCTCCATATATGCCGATGATGTCTCAGCAGTTTATGCCTGTAGGGAGGCCAAATATGATGTCTCAGCCAATGCAGCACCTACCTCCAAGGGCTGCATTACCGGCGCTTGGCATGGTGCCACCTCCTTCAACGCCACCTGCACCCCAATCTTTTTCAGGGCCTGATGGTCAACCTAGCAGGCCTGTAATGTCTGTATCACCACAGCCCCAACATGTGGTCCCAATGCCTAATGGTTACATACCCGCTCAGAGTGGCCCACGTGTTGCTCCTCCGCTAGCATACAATGTATGATTACTGCAAGTGAATTGCTGTCAAGTTGTAAATATGTTGAATCATCAATATCATTCACTGTTcatattaaatttgtttttgcAGCTATCCACATCAGCAAATGCACCAGTACATGGAAATGCGGAAGCAGCTAGCCAGTACCAACCAACACCATTGATTAATATGCCTAGTTTTCCTCTAGGTGTATCGACTGGGGCACCTGTGTTGCAGCCAGCCGAGCAGACTTCAGCTGCACCCACTATCCTAGTATGGACAAGTGATTTTAGTTTGTTGTTTGCTTGTCACTCTTTTATATATCATACAATCTTTTAATAAGTTACTACATATGCATGTTGATTTATTAGGCTACAACGGATTTACCCAAAGCTGTTGAAAGGCCTCCTTCAGATTGGATTGAACATATTTCTCACAAAGGGAAAAGGCATGTTTATGCTACCTTCATCATATATCTTACATTTTTATGTTACATATGAAATTACTGTATACTGCCACCATAATCAGTATCCTTGTTATATTTTGCTCTAGTTGAATAACGAAGTTACATGTTTTTTATTCGTTTGACCTTAATGATGAAAATCTATGACAGTCATGTAAGTAATAGTGCTTTTGAGCTTTATGTTGATAGAGGCAATTATAGATAGTGGAATTTGTGGGAAAACTAGGACTTAATATGTAGAAAAAAGTAAGGGAAGTTGTTTAGGTGTACAACCTGATCATCAGTCCACAAACTTGGAATTTTTGCACTGGAGAAAGAGAGAGACACTGTATAACTTGCCAAACTTTTTTTCACATCATTTggcaataaaaaaaaggaagcTAATTGCTGCCGTTGTGAGTCtaacttaattattaaaaattatgcTCCTTCATTGTAGATACTTGTAGaagtaattatcattaaatataaTGCTTTTCTAGTCCGTGCGGTACGTATCAAGTGATGCATAAGTGGAACTGCTTGTGGTGGAATTAGTTATCTGATTCACTGTATCATCTTGTCTTGTACTGATAGAGTTCATTCCTATTATACGTGTAAAATGCTTATTTGGCATCACATCAAGCTCATTTTGTAATTGTtctttatataagaaaaagtaCTCGATGTTCTGACAGATATTACCACAACAAAAAGACAAAGCAGTCTAGCTGGGAAAAGCCTCTTGATTTAATGAGCCCGACTGAGGTGTGTGAACATTTGAGTTATTGCTTTGCCATACAGATTTATTTAATTCTCTGTGTGCCATATCCTGTGGTGTGATATTGAACAATCAGTTGTAACAAAATAGGTTGTAGTAGATGGTGTTTAATGTGCTTCTGCTGTTGAAAATTGTAAATCGCCTCAGTTGGTTTTGTTTAGCAAATTTCGATTATATATGTAACTAATggataaaatgattaaaaaaggCATTCTCGTGAAGAAAAATTAGACTTCTTCGAAATGGGAGTAAAAATCTTACAGATTAGGCTAAACTTTTTGATAATCAGCTCCACTGTTACCGGTTTTTAAGAACTGTATGTTTAACTTTTATACAATGACGTTTTGAACAGAGGGCTGATGCAACTACAAACTGGAAGGAATGTCATGCTCCTAGTGGGAAAAAGTGGGTATTCTTGGACACTCTTTATCATTGCATATGTATCTTTTATCTAGGTCTCACTAAGTTCCATATTGGCAGGTATTACTACAACAAGGTTACTAAGCAATCAAAGTGGAGGTTACCTGATGAACTTAaggtcattttttattttcaacaatcCACAATTTTACATGTACTTTGGTTCTTCACTAATGCGACTTATTAACATATACAGTTGGCTCGGGGACAAGTGATACAAAAATGTACAGTTGAAGAACAGAAGTCAATGAAGCATCCTGATAATGAATCCTTGATTCCATCAGTAACTCCTGGGGCAGATAGTCCATCTTCTCGACCTCATGAACCGCCATTGAGCCCAGTTTCGGTGGCTCCTTCTATTGCAGCTGTGCAATTAGGATCTTTGGTCACTTCTGAGTTGTCAGTGGAATCCGTAGAGCCTTCTAAACTGACAACAAATGAAGAAGCAGTGGCGCCTGCTATGCTGCCCAATCCTGTTGCACCACCACTGTATAACATGCTCTCATGGTTCTTTTCGTTTagattatacttttttttttttgttatatgaaaACACCCCTTTATGAATATTGTAGGGATAACACCGAGGATGTTTCAATGGAAGATGCTATAATCCATGAAAATGAAACTCCTGTTGGTACCATTGAGGTGAGTTGATTTGCTGGCTATTATTTCACAATTAATGTAAGGTAAGAGTATTTATATGGTCTAGATTAATCAAAACAGGCGGTCTGGATAACAGGTCATTATGGTTTCATGTCTAAACGGGTGAGTTTTTGCGGTGGTCAAATTGGCCGACACACCAGTTTTTTTTGTCCATCATAAGATATCTAAACACTTAATGTGATAAACATGATTAAATGTACCATATGATTAAAGTTATGATTTAATTTCGTTCAAGTAAAACAATTCAGGGCATTGTAAGCATTTGTATATATGTGAAGACGAGTTTTTACCCATTTAACCTGTTCGCTCGACCCATTTGACCTTTCTTATTTGTAgatattttattgtatttcaCCTATTTGACCCTTACCAAACATATATAATCTGAATTGCTggtttatattatttgtttggAATTCACACCTTTGATCTTTTGTAGTTTTTAATTTGTAGGAACCCAAGGGAAACATTGTAATGAATGATAGTGCTAATGTTGCTGCTTCAGAAGAAAATGCAGTTGATCAGGAAACCCAAGTTTATGACAATAAACAGGCATTTGCCTTTCTTAGAGCCATACTCAATTACATAGCTTATGAATGTTATGTTTATATGCTGTAAATGTTGTAGGAGGCCAAAAATGCATTCAAGGCACTTCTGGATAGTGTAAATGTTGCTTCTGACTGGACCTGGGAGCAGGTATATTCAGACTATGTGTTTGTTTCTTCGCCTTTCAGATCTTGACATCTGTTATCCTTTTATTAGGCAATGAGACTAATCATCAACGACCGGAGATATGTTGCTCTCAGATCACTTGGGGAGCGAAAGCAAGCTTTTACTGAGGTATCATTGActaaaaaattgtatatttttatttgccACGTGTACTTGGTTCATTAGTctaatatttttgtaatttgatGTTTTAGTATGTAGGTCAAAAGAAAAAACAGGAATCAGAAGAAAGGCGGAATAAACAGAAAAAGGCACGagaagaatttaaaaaaatgctAGAGGTAAGTTATTTTGCTTTTCTTCGGACTTGATTTAATTTGCTTGGATCTTAccttattttcttaactttttaacAGGATTCAAAAGAGATTACATCATCAACTAAATGGAGGTCTGTATAGAATTCATAAAATGTTATATTCTCTTTTACGTTTGTTTAATTCACAGCTAACAGGGTTATGCTTTCCCTGTATCAGTTCACTTATGTGTATAATCTGGAAACTAATCTAAATCCTATTACTGCACACTATTCTTATTAATTTTCTGTTGAACCTTGTGTAGCAAAGCGATTGCAATCTTTGAGGATGATGATCGCTTTAAAGCTGTTGAGAGACCAAAAGAGCGTGAGGACATCTATGACGAGCATCTAAAGGAAATTGAGAAACAGGTTAATTGCTTAAACATTCCTGTGTGTTTTTTAGAGCTGCTGGAAAGTTTTTGTGACCTTAGTTTTTGGGTGAACTGGTTATCAGGAGCGGTCTAAAGCGTTGGAGGAGAACAAGAGAAACAGAAAGGAttacattgaatttttaaaatcttgCGACTTCATTACGGTACCCACACCCTAGATTATATACAGGAgatagttttgttttattattacaattattttgccattttcagtttttttatttatttatttatttttattttataaatttaattcaaTTATCTTCAGGCAAGCAGTCAGTGGCGGAGAGTGCAAGATCGTTTAGAAGCGGATGAAAGTTGCCTACGCCTTGAAAAAATTGACCGCTTAGAAATTTTTCAAGTAGATGCAATCAATTGCTTTTGTTGAGTGATATTTTTCTccattattattttaacaaaaatggtTTTTTGGTTTGTCTCAGGAATATATACGTGATTTAGagaaggaggaagaagaacAGAGAAAACTACGGCTGGTAACCTCAAATATCTagacttctatatctatactatctattaaaaaaaatagcccTCTATTTATGGAATTGTTGAGAAGGGTGTAATATTTCCACTTAACACACTTTAAAGTATTTTCACCTACACTACCCCcttattaatgattaatttacactataatTCCTTTACCTTTTAAAACATCTCCATTAagtctttacatcaattatctacaccacttgacgccatctccaccaccaacagtcgccccaCCActacaccgtcgccgccacgaccaccgccgcattgcgcgggtaccgtgctagtagaAGTTAGTTTTATTCTCCTGGCCTACTTTAGAATTGTTTTCCTCAATTGCCATTCACCTATGCAGGAAGAATTAAGGAAAAATGAACGAAAAAACCGTGATGAGTTTCGCAAGTTGATGGATGAACATATTGCTTCTGGCATGCTTACTGCAAAAACTCACTGGCGTGACTATCTTATTAAGGTGGGTTCCACATCGTCTCTATGCTTCAGTTACCCCATTTTCAGAATATAACTACTTGCATGAAAGGACATGGACATTTTAGTGTTTCACCTTTTTATTGTTTCACTCTGGCTTATAGGTAAAAGATTTACCTGCATATTTTGCTGTATCGTCAAACACTAATGGTGCCACACCAAAAGATCTTTTTGATGATGTAATAGAGGAGCTAGAGAAGCAGGTAAGTTTAGCCCATTGTAGGTAGTAACTTTGTATCGtgcatttttttataattagaaCATGTTTGATAATGTTTGTTATTATATGCTTTGTTGTATATTGCAGTTTATTGACGACAGGGATCGAATAAAAGAAGCAGTGATGATGAAAAAGGTTACTTTTATTCTCAGGCAGTCATGCACTTGTCAAGGGTCTGTCACATCTCCAATTCTTGGTGATTTCAGGTCTCTATATTATCTACATGGACTCTTGAAGACTTCAAGAATTCAATTGCTGAAGATATTAGCTCACCTGCAGTTTCAGATGCTAATTTAAAGGTGTGCTATAATTTCTTGTATATGCAAATAGTTTAGAGTTAGGATCTGTTTACTTTCTATAAAACAAGCGCAAATGCTACAGAATAGGAATTAACTTTTCTAGAATGTCCCCTAAGGTAATTAATAGTGATTAAAGTCTGTTTACATAGTTGTAACTTTGTTTACCATCTAAGTTATTTTTATTGACATTTTACCATTTTACTAGACGGtacaaaaaagtta includes these proteins:
- the LOC122579366 gene encoding pre-mRNA-processing protein 40A-like, with protein sequence MANNSQYPGIQPPRPPISPMGPPPNAYPPVPMQFRTAGPPRQPPPYMPMMSQQFMPVGRPNMMSQPMQHLPPRAALPALGMVPPPSTPPAPQSFSGPDGQPSRPVMSVSPQPQHVVPMPNGYIPAQSGPRVAPPLAYNLSTSANAPVHGNAEAASQYQPTPLINMPSFPLGVSTGAPVLQPAEQTSAAPTILATTDLPKAVERPPSDWIEHISHKGKRYYHNKKTKQSSWEKPLDLMSPTERADATTNWKECHAPSGKKYYYNKVTKQSKWRLPDELKLARGQVIQKCTVEEQKSMKHPDNESLIPSVTPGADSPSSRPHEPPLSPVSVAPSIAAVQLGSLVTSELSVESVEPSKLTTNEEAVAPAMLPNPVAPPLDNTEDVSMEDAIIHENETPVGTIEEPKGNIVMNDSANVAASEENAVDQETQVYDNKQEAKNAFKALLDSVNVASDWTWEQAMRLIINDRRYVALRSLGERKQAFTEYVGQKKKQESEERRNKQKKAREEFKKMLEDSKEITSSTKWSKAIAIFEDDDRFKAVERPKEREDIYDEHLKEIEKQERSKALEENKRNRKDYIEFLKSCDFITASSQWRRVQDRLEADESCLRLEKIDRLEIFQEYIRDLEKEEEEQRKLRLEELRKNERKNRDEFRKLMDEHIASGMLTAKTHWRDYLIKVKDLPAYFAVSSNTNGATPKDLFDDVIEELEKQFIDDRDRIKEAVMMKKVSILSTWTLEDFKNSIAEDISSPAVSDANLKIVFDDLHERVREKEENETKRRKHLADDFYRSLTTSKDISSSSRWEDFKPLFESRFQNWFTIEESFFREIYDKYIAELKKEREERKHREDKAKGRDRDRRRREKDRGKKDKRRKDEIDNDDGDNREDKEKKHRKRHLDDTSLDETRDTHRHSAERKKSKQLEQQSSALVEHENRHKRHKRDHRRGGDHDDHKVGEDGEFR